A window of Merismopedia glauca CCAP 1448/3 genomic DNA:
AATTGAGATAATCTGTGCTTTAGCTAATCTTTCGGTGAGACGGGTTTGGACTTGGCTGATGGCTGCTTGGGGATCGATTCCAATCGCGTGGCAATCAGGAATTTCTAAGACGGTAGCAGAAGATTGTCCATCAGCAGTCTGTTCTAGTAAAATCTTGTATGTTGAGGATACCATCAGAACTTTGTGATGCGATTTGTGGGATAAAACTACATTTTATCGAAAATTAGTTTGATAGACAGAAAAAATCGGGATGGAGAATGTTGAAAACACTTTAAAAATGTTCTAGGACTGAGATCTGCTTCAGTTTACAAGTCTTTGCGCGAGAAAAGAGAAACCACAACCACATACTCCTTACTGATAGAACCCAGAGTAAAACTAGACCACCTTTCAACACGTACTCCTGTACCCGTACCCCCTACCCGCGCTCCCATAGACGTTCCCCGCAAATTACACGGTAGTTCTCCTACTGGAGAAAAATCTATTGAGAATTCGAGTTCTTTGTCATACAACCAGTTTCTTTTCCGCCGCCAACCTACGCGAGTGCCAAACTTATCCCACCCTAAATTGTAGTAAGTAGTTGGACTACCGCATTCCTCCCAGATTTTTTTCTGCACGCTGAAGCCAAAATGACCGTTACTTGCAGTCACCCACAGGCGATTGATCGTTCTTAAATCTTTGCAGGGAAAATTCCTCAAACTATCATCATCCAGCCAACCTTCACTTTCTCTATTGGCAGCTTTCAGCAT
This region includes:
- a CDS encoding type II toxin-antitoxin system HicB family antitoxin — protein: MVSSTYKILLEQTADGQSSATVLEIPDCHAIGIDPQAAISQVQTRLTERLAKAQIISIEIPAPPPQNPWIEFAGIFKDDADFADITKAIRAERTSNESATLS